The proteins below come from a single Tachypleus tridentatus isolate NWPU-2018 chromosome 13, ASM421037v1, whole genome shotgun sequence genomic window:
- the LOC143236799 gene encoding putative Ras-related protein Rab-33 isoform X1: protein MKYSFFYDLVLDISELRRKNNAKEINIFQHLINCFCYDCLFFRIQFSIRKMDYTRDKKTGSSQREVSIKKHKRIFKIIVIGDSNVGKTCLTFRFCGGSFPVKTEATIGVDFREKTIEIEGEEHKLQIWDTAGQERFRKSMVQHYYRNVHAVVFVYDVTKIESFESLSHWIEECDQFQLTTTIPRVIVGNKCDCTDCIAVNTNEAQKFADLHNMPLFETSAKDDSEANHVEAIFMTIAHKLKNSKPMMSPLLHKQGTVDGTVSKSSGTITLGKSHARETKKSNSVDKDELWCAC from the exons atgaaatacagttttttttatgaCCTTGTGTTGGATATTTCGGAACTTCGAAGAAAAAATAATGCGAAAGAGATTAATATTTTCCAACATctgataaattgtttttgttatgacTGTTTATTT TTTAGAATTCAGTTTTCAATCAGGAAGATGGATTATACTAGAGATAAAAAAACAGGTTCATCTCAAAGAGAAGTGAGCATTAAAAAGCACAAgagaattttcaaaattattgtaattggTGATTCTAATGTTGGAAAAACATGCCTGACATTCAGATTCTGTGGTGGGTCATTCCCTGTGAAAACAGAGGCAACAATAGGAGTTGACTTCAGAGAGAAAACTATTGAGATTGAGGGGGAAGAACATAAA CTACAAATTTGGGACACTGCAGGCCAGGAAAGATTTAGAAAGAGTATGGTTCAGCATTATTATCGCAATGTTCATGCTGTTGTATTTGTCTATGATGTTACTAAGATAGAATCATTTGAAAGCTTATCACACTGGATAGAAGAATGTGATCAGTTTCAATTAACTACAACCATTCCACGTGTCATTGTTGGTAATAAGTGTGACTGCACAGATTGCATTGCTGTAAATACAAATGAGGCTCAGAAATTTGCTGACCTCCATAACATGCCTCTTTTTGAGACTTCAGCAAAAGATGACAGTGAAGCAAATCATGTGGAAGCGATCTTTATGACAATAGCTCATAAACTGAAAAATTCCAAACCAATGATGTCCCCACTATTACACAAACAGGGTACAGTTGATGGTACTGTTTCAAAGTCTAGTGGTACTATTACTCTTGGAAAATCCCATGCTAGAGAGACAAAAAAAAGTAACTCGGTGGATAAGGATGAGTTATGGTGTGCTTGTTGA
- the LOC143236799 gene encoding putative Ras-related protein Rab-33 isoform X2, which yields MKMVSFRIQFSIRKMDYTRDKKTGSSQREVSIKKHKRIFKIIVIGDSNVGKTCLTFRFCGGSFPVKTEATIGVDFREKTIEIEGEEHKLQIWDTAGQERFRKSMVQHYYRNVHAVVFVYDVTKIESFESLSHWIEECDQFQLTTTIPRVIVGNKCDCTDCIAVNTNEAQKFADLHNMPLFETSAKDDSEANHVEAIFMTIAHKLKNSKPMMSPLLHKQGTVDGTVSKSSGTITLGKSHARETKKSNSVDKDELWCAC from the exons atgaaaatggtatct TTTAGAATTCAGTTTTCAATCAGGAAGATGGATTATACTAGAGATAAAAAAACAGGTTCATCTCAAAGAGAAGTGAGCATTAAAAAGCACAAgagaattttcaaaattattgtaattggTGATTCTAATGTTGGAAAAACATGCCTGACATTCAGATTCTGTGGTGGGTCATTCCCTGTGAAAACAGAGGCAACAATAGGAGTTGACTTCAGAGAGAAAACTATTGAGATTGAGGGGGAAGAACATAAA CTACAAATTTGGGACACTGCAGGCCAGGAAAGATTTAGAAAGAGTATGGTTCAGCATTATTATCGCAATGTTCATGCTGTTGTATTTGTCTATGATGTTACTAAGATAGAATCATTTGAAAGCTTATCACACTGGATAGAAGAATGTGATCAGTTTCAATTAACTACAACCATTCCACGTGTCATTGTTGGTAATAAGTGTGACTGCACAGATTGCATTGCTGTAAATACAAATGAGGCTCAGAAATTTGCTGACCTCCATAACATGCCTCTTTTTGAGACTTCAGCAAAAGATGACAGTGAAGCAAATCATGTGGAAGCGATCTTTATGACAATAGCTCATAAACTGAAAAATTCCAAACCAATGATGTCCCCACTATTACACAAACAGGGTACAGTTGATGGTACTGTTTCAAAGTCTAGTGGTACTATTACTCTTGGAAAATCCCATGCTAGAGAGACAAAAAAAAGTAACTCGGTGGATAAGGATGAGTTATGGTGTGCTTGTTGA
- the LOC143236799 gene encoding putative Ras-related protein Rab-33 isoform X3, with amino-acid sequence MTVYLIQFSIRKMDYTRDKKTGSSQREVSIKKHKRIFKIIVIGDSNVGKTCLTFRFCGGSFPVKTEATIGVDFREKTIEIEGEEHKLQIWDTAGQERFRKSMVQHYYRNVHAVVFVYDVTKIESFESLSHWIEECDQFQLTTTIPRVIVGNKCDCTDCIAVNTNEAQKFADLHNMPLFETSAKDDSEANHVEAIFMTIAHKLKNSKPMMSPLLHKQGTVDGTVSKSSGTITLGKSHARETKKSNSVDKDELWCAC; translated from the exons atgacTGTTTATTT AATTCAGTTTTCAATCAGGAAGATGGATTATACTAGAGATAAAAAAACAGGTTCATCTCAAAGAGAAGTGAGCATTAAAAAGCACAAgagaattttcaaaattattgtaattggTGATTCTAATGTTGGAAAAACATGCCTGACATTCAGATTCTGTGGTGGGTCATTCCCTGTGAAAACAGAGGCAACAATAGGAGTTGACTTCAGAGAGAAAACTATTGAGATTGAGGGGGAAGAACATAAA CTACAAATTTGGGACACTGCAGGCCAGGAAAGATTTAGAAAGAGTATGGTTCAGCATTATTATCGCAATGTTCATGCTGTTGTATTTGTCTATGATGTTACTAAGATAGAATCATTTGAAAGCTTATCACACTGGATAGAAGAATGTGATCAGTTTCAATTAACTACAACCATTCCACGTGTCATTGTTGGTAATAAGTGTGACTGCACAGATTGCATTGCTGTAAATACAAATGAGGCTCAGAAATTTGCTGACCTCCATAACATGCCTCTTTTTGAGACTTCAGCAAAAGATGACAGTGAAGCAAATCATGTGGAAGCGATCTTTATGACAATAGCTCATAAACTGAAAAATTCCAAACCAATGATGTCCCCACTATTACACAAACAGGGTACAGTTGATGGTACTGTTTCAAAGTCTAGTGGTACTATTACTCTTGGAAAATCCCATGCTAGAGAGACAAAAAAAAGTAACTCGGTGGATAAGGATGAGTTATGGTGTGCTTGTTGA
- the LOC143236799 gene encoding putative Ras-related protein Rab-33 isoform X4 encodes MDYTRDKKTGSSQREVSIKKHKRIFKIIVIGDSNVGKTCLTFRFCGGSFPVKTEATIGVDFREKTIEIEGEEHKLQIWDTAGQERFRKSMVQHYYRNVHAVVFVYDVTKIESFESLSHWIEECDQFQLTTTIPRVIVGNKCDCTDCIAVNTNEAQKFADLHNMPLFETSAKDDSEANHVEAIFMTIAHKLKNSKPMMSPLLHKQGTVDGTVSKSSGTITLGKSHARETKKSNSVDKDELWCAC; translated from the exons ATGGATTATACTAGAGATAAAAAAACAGGTTCATCTCAAAGAGAAGTGAGCATTAAAAAGCACAAgagaattttcaaaattattgtaattggTGATTCTAATGTTGGAAAAACATGCCTGACATTCAGATTCTGTGGTGGGTCATTCCCTGTGAAAACAGAGGCAACAATAGGAGTTGACTTCAGAGAGAAAACTATTGAGATTGAGGGGGAAGAACATAAA CTACAAATTTGGGACACTGCAGGCCAGGAAAGATTTAGAAAGAGTATGGTTCAGCATTATTATCGCAATGTTCATGCTGTTGTATTTGTCTATGATGTTACTAAGATAGAATCATTTGAAAGCTTATCACACTGGATAGAAGAATGTGATCAGTTTCAATTAACTACAACCATTCCACGTGTCATTGTTGGTAATAAGTGTGACTGCACAGATTGCATTGCTGTAAATACAAATGAGGCTCAGAAATTTGCTGACCTCCATAACATGCCTCTTTTTGAGACTTCAGCAAAAGATGACAGTGAAGCAAATCATGTGGAAGCGATCTTTATGACAATAGCTCATAAACTGAAAAATTCCAAACCAATGATGTCCCCACTATTACACAAACAGGGTACAGTTGATGGTACTGTTTCAAAGTCTAGTGGTACTATTACTCTTGGAAAATCCCATGCTAGAGAGACAAAAAAAAGTAACTCGGTGGATAAGGATGAGTTATGGTGTGCTTGTTGA